Proteins from one Physeter macrocephalus isolate SW-GA chromosome 16, ASM283717v5, whole genome shotgun sequence genomic window:
- the LOC102981022 gene encoding testis-specific protein 10-interacting protein, translated as MGQDTNMLNAHQQLVRTASGRPGQDTPQQSPGTATRLLKLLSSIPQAEQGILGSGHGVIQGQQQRSQSTGQTAKKDRRLRGRNKKGQVSAEAEDLVPSPPRKPSFPFQWAWESFTTDGRAPLQPGPASAPGHQALPLPAAVHRHKSRRKSTANFPEAHGFCWKTEAPDLERRQQLRACSCIPMPPGQGGSQEPELPGKSSASGSEAEEAELEGLGAEEPERALSPGEPPQLPRRGSILEEEPFAEATDEAEEGEHRVPQRRRASSRRKGRNSGEEAWDESEPRSQGSCSGSNNLRGPQRRRPRARELEGPWNLEKLQQELDRGPEKLPWKPSRAAVQASRRSGKAHALGADETFLFANFPNRTFHKRQEATR; from the exons ATGGGACAAGACACCAATATGCTAAACGCCCACCAGCAGTTGGTCAGGACCGCATCGGGGAGACCAGGGCAAGACACACCACAGCAGTCTCCAGGGACGGCCACACGTCTGCTCAAGCTTCTCTCAAGCATCCCCCAAGCTGAGCAG GGGATTCTTGGGAGCGGTCATGGTGTCATTCAGGGCCAGCAGCAGAGGTCTCAGAGCACAGGGCAGACGGCAAAGAAGGACCGGAGGCTCAGGGGCCGGAACAAGAAAGGGCAAGTCTCCGCTGAGGCTGAGGA tctggtcccctctcctcctcggaaaccctccttccccttccagtGGGCCTGGGAGAGCTTCACCACAGATGGCCGGGCTCCGCTTCAGCCAGGCCCCGCCTCGGCCCCTGGCCACCAAGCCCTGCCCTTGCCCGCAGCGGTCCATCGGCACAAGTCCAGGCGCAAGTCCACGGCCAACTTCCCGGAGGCCCATGGCTTCTGCTGGAAGACAGAGGCGCCAGATCTGGAGAGGAGACAGCAGCTCAGGGCCTGTAGCTGCATCCCCATGCCTCCCGGCCAAGGGGGGAGCCAAGAGCCGGAGCTGCCTGGGAAGAGCTCAGCATCGGGGTCGGAGGCCGAGGAGGCCGAGCTGGAAGGCCTGGGCGCTGAGGAGCCCGAGAGGGCTCTGAGCCCCGGGGAACCGCCCCAGCTCCCCAGAAGGGGGTCGATCTTGGAGGAGGAGCCATTTGCAGAGGCCACAGATGAGGCCGAGGAGGGGGAGCACAGGGTCCCCCAGAGAAGGAGGGCTAGTTCTCGAAGAAAGGGGCGGAATTCCGGCGAGGAGGCCTGGGACGAGAGTGAACCGCGGAGCCAGGGGAGCTGCTCTGGCTCCAACAACCTCCGAGGACCACAGAGGAGGAGGCCAAGGGCCAGGGAGCTGGAGGGGCCGTGGAACCTGGAGAAGCTGCAGCAGGAGTTGGACCGTG GTCCCGAAAAGCTGCCCTGGAAGCCATCGCGGGCTGCTGTTCAGGCCTCCCGCCGGAGCGGGAAGGCCCATGCCTTGGGAGCTGATGAGACTTTCCTGTTTGCAAACTTCCCTAACCGCACCTTCCACAAACGACAGGAGGCCACCAGGTGA
- the LOC114488048 gene encoding eukaryotic translation initiation factor 3 subunit A yields the protein MSLEKGVPFGHPLWDMREWLGKPQRAVRGRDRARGQGARGQARTRGRSQLEPGSRGAQTMREKLWMLWNGLIVIGKRMELLGRNTQKPRMWDLKFESEGWRLEDVEKAVLRGKSGRSQERMDVKRVRSVASALQASTGLRKDNSKEVWGKQEVRHEIEAESENAGTTAGSRWGSGFKKRLKFTGVGTSGEDSRSRGYELGQNAEELRSSGEKLRSGGEKLRSSGEKLRSGGEKLRSSGEKLRSGGEKLKSSGEKLRSGGEELRSNGEKLRSSGEKLVFSRERRGSRGEKLATSGEKLEGSRMGSINEEKIERVVEVTGDERLIENY from the coding sequence ATGTCTTTGGAGAAAGGGGTTCCGTTTGGACATCCGCTCTGGGACATGAGGGAGTGGCTGGGTAAGCCGCAAAGGGCGGTGAGGGGGCGCGACAGGGCCCGCGGCCAGGGCGCCCGAGGCCAGGCGCGGACCCGTGGGCGGTCGCAACTGGAGCCTGGAAGCAGAGGGGCGCAGACGATGCGAGAAAAATTGTGGATGCTCTGGAACGGGCTCATCGTGATCGGGAAGAGAATGGAGCTCCTGGGTAGAAACACGCAAAAGCCTAGGATGTGGGACCTGAAGTTTGAGTCTGAGGGCTGGAGACTGGAAGATGTGGAAAAGGCAGTTTTGAGAGGAAAGTCAGGCCGGAGTCAGGAAAGGATGGATGTGAAACGAGTGCGCAGTGTAGCAAGTGCATTACAGGCTTCCACGGGTTTGCGGAAAGACAACTCCAAGGAGGTGTGGGGAAAGCAAGAAGTCAGACACGAAATAGAGGCTGAATCTGAGAATGCAGGGACTACAGCGGGGTCTAGGTGGGGATCTGGGTTTAAAAAGAGGTTGAAGTTTACTGGAGTGGGAACCAGTGGAGAGGACTCGAGATCCAGAGGATACGAACTAGGGCAGAATGCGGAGGAGCTGAGGTCAAGTGGAGAGAAGCTGAGGTCAGGTGGAGAGAAGCTGAGGTCGAGTGGAGAGAAGCTGAGGTCAGGTGGAGAGAAGCTGAGGTCGAGTGGAGAGAAGCTGAGGTCGGGTGGAGAGAAGCTGAAGTCGAGTGGAGAGAAGCTGAGGTCAGGTGGAGAGGAGCTGAGGTCGAATGGAGAGAAGCTGCGGTCAAGTGGAGAGAAGCTGGTGTTCAGCAGAGAAAGGCGGGGATCCAGGGGAGAGAAGCTGGCGACTAGTGGAGAGAAATTGGAGGGTTCAAGAATGGGGAgcataaatgaagagaaaattgaaaGAGTGGTGGAAGTTACTGGTGATGAAAGATTGATAGAAAATTACTGA